The Candidatus Dependentiae bacterium genome has a segment encoding these proteins:
- a CDS encoding RluA family pseudouridine synthase, protein MEKHQAIAPNSIFSFTVTDQEQAMRLDKYLAQQLPGYSRSFFQNLIDDNLVSINGKPIKKTGVLLKTNDLVVVQFPPVKTIEQIEKPDTPLTVTVIFEHEQFLIIDKPAGLMVHEPHTASTVFTLVDWLLAHHKEISAIGDAGRPGIVHRLDKDTSGIIIIPRTSYAHATLGAMFAQRTIHKTYLALVQGHPEKTGTVDLPIGRCTRTKTKMATFDPSIYSSAKRRNALTNYTVLEYFEDSSLVEVKPVTGRTHQIRVHLAAIGHPIIGDTVYGKPSLAINRQSLHAHAISFVLDGQSYQFTAPIPNDLATVLALLRKKTS, encoded by the coding sequence ATGGAAAAACATCAGGCAATAGCCCCCAACAGTATCTTTTCGTTCACGGTCACAGACCAAGAACAGGCCATGCGTCTTGACAAGTATCTCGCGCAACAATTGCCTGGGTATTCACGGAGCTTTTTTCAAAACCTGATTGACGATAATCTTGTGTCCATTAATGGCAAGCCCATCAAAAAAACTGGCGTACTGCTCAAAACCAATGACCTGGTAGTCGTGCAGTTCCCTCCCGTAAAAACCATAGAACAAATCGAAAAACCCGACACACCACTTACTGTCACTGTTATCTTTGAACATGAACAGTTTCTTATCATTGATAAGCCCGCAGGCCTGATGGTCCACGAGCCCCATACTGCAAGCACGGTGTTCACCTTAGTAGATTGGCTCCTTGCGCATCATAAAGAAATTTCGGCCATTGGCGACGCAGGAAGACCCGGCATTGTGCACCGTCTTGATAAGGACACTTCTGGTATTATTATTATTCCACGCACAAGCTATGCCCATGCAACTCTTGGTGCTATGTTTGCACAACGAACAATTCATAAGACGTATCTTGCGCTCGTACAAGGTCACCCAGAAAAAACGGGGACGGTAGATCTGCCCATTGGTCGGTGCACGAGAACAAAAACAAAAATGGCAACCTTTGACCCTTCAATCTACAGCAGTGCAAAAAGACGCAATGCTTTGACCAATTATACCGTACTTGAATATTTTGAGGACAGCTCGCTTGTAGAAGTCAAACCAGTCACCGGCCGCACGCATCAAATCCGCGTGCATCTTGCTGCTATTGGCCATCCCATTATTGGCGATACCGTCTACGGAAAACCGTCACTTGCTATCAATCGACAATCATTGCACGCTCATGCAATTTCATTTGTTCTAGATGGGCAATCGTACCAATTCACTGCACCAATCCCCAATGACCTAGCAACAGTGCTGGCATTGTTACGTAAAAAAACATCGTAA
- a CDS encoding M48 family metalloprotease has product MISSMLLQQALGVFNLSIPLIFLAYGNPTMFRSRTAIVLCSLAMGGYVGYLNYSGAQSQTRGLHYYPSQQYQVAFDKEISACGLNPDTIDIRYAYAGDGIAMAQLNTVIIDPRMWKNIEHDAQVKSVYKLLEPVVAALPENTKELHKKINTMLTEDAQRFIFRHELGHIYHNYSIKKIIICGVIGACVAFVGIGVACLLMSYPIAAIMLGMLAGGTTDVCLSYSSNALFTYYEEKKADMFAARYSTAEEIHAAAQFFAACQEISNEYKKEHMGLLAHLPQAVASGHPDGATRANYLMTV; this is encoded by the coding sequence ATGATAAGTTCGATGTTGCTGCAACAAGCTCTTGGTGTCTTTAATCTTTCCATTCCTTTGATTTTTTTGGCTTATGGTAATCCAACTATGTTTCGTAGTCGCACGGCCATTGTTCTTTGTTCATTAGCAATGGGTGGATATGTTGGTTATCTAAATTATTCAGGAGCTCAGAGCCAGACAAGAGGTTTGCATTATTATCCATCACAACAATATCAAGTTGCGTTTGATAAGGAGATTTCAGCCTGTGGATTAAATCCTGATACCATTGATATTAGGTATGCATATGCTGGCGATGGCATCGCCATGGCCCAATTAAATACCGTAATTATTGATCCGCGTATGTGGAAAAACATTGAACATGATGCCCAGGTAAAAAGTGTGTATAAACTATTAGAGCCCGTTGTCGCGGCCCTTCCTGAGAATACAAAAGAACTTCATAAGAAAATTAATACGATGCTTACCGAAGATGCACAACGATTTATTTTCAGGCATGAACTTGGTCATATTTATCATAACTATTCTATAAAAAAGATTATCATCTGCGGTGTCATTGGAGCATGCGTAGCATTTGTTGGCATTGGTGTTGCATGTTTGCTTATGTCATACCCTATTGCTGCGATTATGCTTGGTATGCTTGCCGGAGGTACGACTGACGTATGTTTGAGTTATAGTTCAAATGCATTATTTACCTATTACGAAGAAAAAAAAGCAGATATGTTTGCAGCGCGCTACAGCACTGCAGAAGAAATTCATGCAGCAGCACAATTTTTTGCTGCTTGTCAGGAGATATCTAATGAATACAAAAAAGAACATATGGGACTTCTTGCTCATCTTCCACAGGCAGTTGCATCTGGCCATCCAGATGGTGCGACGCGAGCAAACTATTTAATGACGGTCTAA
- the mgtE gene encoding magnesium transporter, translated as MMNVRQILKEIQDNIKAVIEQDSDWGVHLWQELLKIHPADIADFFADISHDDFQALFLALPKDLKLEVFENFSDGFQAESLSFLSEQDKIDLLNDMPVDRVTDLLELLSDQDFRHYHKLLHKKAREKVLSLLKFHPETAGGIMDIEVITLVKDFTVEKSIKILQRLSPSRDIHQQIYVTDTGHRLVGHIKLEDLVLHQSQSLISSFMQENEYVAQAEEDRETVAKYMVHYSLMTIPVVGKGNHFLGVISSETLVDVLVEEASEDVQKMAALTPLKYPYFETSFFKMLFQRSYILIPLLLFESLSGTIIRSYEDILGCFLISFIPMLTSAGGYTSSQTSAMAIQGMASGDIRGSNMYKFLRREFLMACMLALVLSIVAFIRIYYSSHNVLQSLAVGLSLGVIVVMSVTLGSCIPFALRRFHVDPVFFAGPFLATIMDIVGVMIYCYITTLILKAF; from the coding sequence ATGATGAATGTACGACAAATTTTAAAAGAGATTCAAGATAATATTAAGGCCGTGATAGAACAGGATTCCGATTGGGGAGTTCATCTTTGGCAAGAACTTTTAAAAATTCACCCTGCAGATATTGCAGATTTCTTCGCTGATATTAGTCATGATGATTTCCAGGCATTATTTTTGGCTTTGCCCAAGGATTTGAAGTTGGAAGTTTTTGAAAATTTTTCCGATGGATTTCAGGCAGAAAGTTTATCGTTTTTGTCTGAGCAAGATAAAATTGATTTATTGAACGACATGCCGGTTGATAGAGTAACTGACTTGCTAGAATTACTAAGCGATCAGGATTTCAGGCATTATCATAAATTGCTCCACAAAAAAGCACGGGAAAAAGTACTATCATTGCTTAAATTCCATCCAGAGACTGCTGGTGGCATCATGGATATTGAAGTCATTACGCTTGTTAAAGATTTTACGGTCGAAAAGAGCATTAAAATTTTGCAGCGATTAAGTCCAAGTCGCGATATTCACCAGCAAATTTATGTTACTGATACGGGACATCGCTTGGTTGGCCACATTAAATTAGAAGATTTGGTGCTTCATCAATCACAGAGCTTAATTTCATCTTTTATGCAAGAAAACGAATATGTTGCGCAAGCGGAAGAAGATCGAGAAACGGTAGCAAAATACATGGTACACTACAGCTTGATGACCATCCCTGTTGTGGGCAAAGGAAATCACTTTTTGGGCGTCATTTCAAGTGAGACCTTGGTAGATGTCTTGGTAGAGGAAGCGAGCGAAGACGTGCAAAAAATGGCGGCATTGACCCCATTGAAATATCCATACTTTGAAACCTCATTTTTTAAGATGTTATTTCAACGGAGCTATATTCTGATTCCGTTACTTTTGTTTGAATCTCTTTCGGGCACCATTATACGTTCATACGAAGATATTTTAGGGTGTTTTTTAATATCCTTTATACCGATGCTTACGAGTGCGGGTGGTTACACCAGTAGCCAGACCTCTGCAATGGCTATTCAAGGTATGGCCTCGGGTGACATTAGAGGGTCAAACATGTACAAGTTTTTGCGTCGTGAGTTTCTGATGGCCTGCATGTTGGCGTTAGTATTAAGCATCGTTGCCTTTATACGTATTTATTATTCTTCGCACAATGTTTTACAGAGTCTTGCCGTTGGATTGTCTCTTGGTGTTATCGTGGTGATGTCAGTAACCCTTGGTAGCTGTATTCCCTTTGCCTTGCGTCGCTTTCATGTTGACCCTGTTTTTTTTGCCGGACCTTTTTTGGCAACGATCATGGATATTGTGGGCGTTATGATTTATTGCTACATTACGACACTCATTTTAAAAGCTTTTTAG
- a CDS encoding YaiI/YqxD family protein, which yields MLNIYVDADACPVKEEIFRVAMRHNLQVYLVSNSRLNMIVDKNVHKIRVESDLDAADNWIEEHIETGDIVVTFDILLAERCLKKCVNVLSPTGRIFNNDTIGVAKAMRDLRAHLRETSVASSYNATFSKQDRSCFLQSLEEMIQTIKRRS from the coding sequence ATGTTAAATATCTACGTAGACGCTGATGCTTGTCCTGTAAAGGAAGAAATTTTTCGGGTGGCTATGCGGCATAACCTGCAGGTTTATTTAGTAAGTAATAGTCGCCTTAATATGATAGTTGATAAAAACGTGCACAAAATACGGGTTGAGTCTGATCTAGATGCTGCAGATAATTGGATTGAAGAACATATAGAGACTGGTGATATTGTGGTTACCTTCGATATATTACTGGCAGAGCGGTGCTTGAAAAAGTGTGTAAACGTTCTGAGCCCAACGGGTAGAATTTTTAATAATGATACTATAGGTGTTGCAAAAGCAATGCGTGATTTACGTGCTCATTTACGTGAAACAAGCGTAGCTTCAAGTTATAACGCTACTTTTTCAAAGCAGGATCGCTCTTGTTTTTTACAGTCATTGGAAGAGATGATTCAGACAATAAAAAGACGTTCTTAG
- a CDS encoding phospholipase D-like domain-containing protein — protein sequence MSKKNKFLMLYHVLSLLMLTASATSQTRNAKSSNAKSPKKSEPLLFSFELDVPLNFGKTHFIVGYSPDASTKETRKKPEPVASDTPFNFICDGCIKQVFFSPDDSVQKALLHLIEQEQESIRIATFTFTDGDVAEALIAAKNRGIAIDIIADAGCVTGRFGKIPLLQEQGFNVFVYDPDYKKNNKKSFSASIMHNKFLIFGRNLLNKSIVWTGSFNITKSAHSQNQENVIVLDDAQVIQKYARQFEVLKERSHQPKKVRKAKQQQPELAVSSVISLSKRGTVFEDMEEARA from the coding sequence ATGAGCAAAAAAAATAAATTTTTAATGTTATATCATGTCTTGAGCTTGCTTATGCTCACAGCGTCAGCAACCTCGCAAACTCGCAATGCCAAATCTTCAAACGCTAAATCTCCAAAAAAATCAGAACCATTACTCTTCTCTTTTGAATTAGATGTGCCACTCAATTTTGGAAAAACGCATTTCATTGTCGGGTATTCTCCCGATGCATCAACCAAGGAAACGCGAAAGAAACCAGAACCAGTAGCATCCGATACGCCCTTTAATTTTATTTGTGATGGTTGCATAAAGCAGGTGTTTTTTTCTCCTGACGATAGTGTGCAAAAAGCATTACTGCATTTGATTGAACAGGAACAAGAATCAATTAGGATTGCCACTTTTACTTTTACCGATGGCGATGTGGCAGAAGCATTAATAGCTGCAAAAAATCGCGGCATTGCCATAGATATCATTGCTGATGCGGGATGCGTAACAGGTCGATTTGGAAAAATCCCCCTATTACAAGAACAAGGGTTTAATGTTTTTGTGTATGATCCTGATTACAAAAAAAATAACAAAAAAAGTTTTAGCGCCAGTATTATGCATAATAAATTTCTTATATTTGGTAGAAACTTATTAAACAAATCAATTGTGTGGACAGGGTCATTTAACATTACCAAATCAGCGCATAGCCAAAATCAGGAGAATGTTATTGTGCTTGATGATGCGCAGGTGATACAGAAATATGCACGTCAATTTGAGGTGCTTAAAGAGCGATCTCATCAGCCCAAAAAAGTACGTAAAGCAAAACAACAGCAGCCTGAATTGGCAGTAAGTTCGGTGATTAGTTTGAGCAAACGTGGAACAGTATTTGAGGATATGGAAGAAGCGCGCGCTTGA
- a CDS encoding YncE family protein: MIEKIQRHYFLSFVLLLTSSHVYSVAPNTVVATITTGVTPAGLAVTPNNHFAYVANNNNYGIAGEDTVSVLNLTDNLLEQTITSTTFSEPYTVTINAAGTKAYVANSNAATISIVDIATNTVTGLIGGFDGPSGMVITPDGTTAYVNNYGGPILGSGHGNTVRVVDLNTNTIVGPPIIVDLAPASLAIAPDGGLVYVITYSGGLPGTGLINIIQTSNNTVVGTISGFSGPFAIAITPDGKYAYVTNFGSNNFAPIGTTVAVVDLTSNTIIKMIDLAIQPSGIAITPDGRYAYVSNYNTLYSNGAPAFTGLTAGQGTVNIIDIATNTVIPPIIPVGQSPDAIAISPNGHYAYVSNYTSNTVDVIALQSFQITGQGCKTHNVFLLQRDLINKLTWSATGSSLPVSYSIYRDAALTELVAIVPATAPLQFLDHNRSPNVVYTYYVVGTNAVGTTSEPLAITVTQNC; the protein is encoded by the coding sequence ATGATAGAAAAAATTCAGAGGCATTATTTTTTAAGCTTTGTATTGTTATTAACGTCATCGCACGTGTATTCAGTTGCGCCTAATACCGTGGTTGCGACAATTACTACAGGTGTCACACCTGCTGGGCTTGCTGTTACACCAAATAATCATTTTGCCTATGTTGCAAACAATAATAATTATGGCATTGCTGGTGAGGATACGGTGAGTGTATTAAATCTCACGGATAATCTTCTTGAGCAAACTATTACGAGTACCACTTTTAGTGAGCCGTATACGGTGACTATTAATGCGGCCGGCACAAAAGCGTATGTAGCTAATAGCAATGCCGCGACAATCTCTATTGTAGATATAGCGACTAATACCGTTACAGGCTTGATTGGGGGTTTTGATGGACCATCCGGCATGGTAATAACACCTGATGGTACTACAGCATATGTGAATAATTATGGCGGACCAATCCTTGGCAGTGGTCATGGAAACACGGTACGTGTTGTTGATTTGAATACCAATACTATTGTGGGACCACCAATTATTGTGGATCTTGCTCCTGCTTCATTGGCAATAGCACCTGATGGTGGACTTGTTTATGTTATTACCTACAGTGGTGGCCTTCCTGGTACTGGCCTTATCAATATTATACAAACGAGTAACAATACAGTAGTTGGTACGATATCAGGATTCTCTGGACCATTTGCTATAGCAATAACACCCGATGGCAAGTACGCCTATGTCACTAATTTTGGGAGCAACAATTTTGCACCAATAGGCACAACCGTTGCTGTAGTTGATTTAACAAGTAATACAATAATTAAAATGATTGATCTTGCCATACAGCCTTCGGGCATTGCCATTACGCCCGATGGCCGCTATGCCTATGTGAGTAACTATAATACGCTGTATTCCAACGGCGCCCCTGCATTCACTGGTTTAACCGCGGGACAAGGCACCGTGAATATTATTGATATTGCCACCAATACCGTAATTCCTCCAATAATACCAGTTGGACAATCTCCTGATGCAATTGCAATATCTCCCAATGGTCACTACGCGTATGTTTCTAATTACACATCGAATACCGTTGATGTTATAGCATTGCAATCGTTTCAAATTACGGGACAGGGTTGCAAAACGCACAATGTGTTTTTGCTCCAAAGAGATTTGATAAATAAATTAACCTGGAGTGCAACAGGTTCATCATTGCCGGTGAGTTATTCTATTTATCGTGATGCTGCATTAACTGAATTAGTTGCCATTGTTCCAGCTACAGCTCCGCTGCAATTTTTAGACCACAATAGATCGCCAAATGTGGTATATACATATTATGTGGTGGGCACTAACGCTGTTGGCACCACTTCAGAGCCACTTGCAATAACTGTTACACAAAATTGTTAA
- a CDS encoding GIY-YIG nuclease family protein yields MFFYVYMIRSINIPETFYVGYTTNIEERLETHNSGGSIHTRKDRPWELVICMMFKDMDRAKQFEHYLKSQSGRAFAKKRLW; encoded by the coding sequence ATGTTTTTCTATGTTTACATGATACGTTCTATTAATATTCCAGAAACTTTTTATGTTGGTTATACAACTAATATTGAGGAACGGTTGGAAACACACAACTCAGGTGGGTCTATTCATACAAGGAAAGATAGGCCTTGGGAGTTAGTCATTTGTATGATGTTTAAAGATATGGATAGAGCAAAACAATTTGAACACTATTTGAAGTCTCAATCAGGTAGGGCATTTGCTAAGAAAAGATTATGGTAG
- a CDS encoding M48 family metalloprotease — protein MKQWRLDGNNKITISLLRIKFMYLIRQTCLLAFIFCMGVAQAEQKTSVYKQELKAFKNSLNYKIIFNEDAHPDLRNIKTAIENYQELTRSQRLLRFMFTMLMHGIVVTPVTMPKMYSYVDSICKQNDMKTPTIFLTTDSGFFNACACKLFTSTGAIIINQKLLLETSDEVLEAVLAHELGHIKYNHVNKKLAILIPIAIGMHKLVEYIAPNRYDILGYHVDNMYRAKIDIIHYFKNVIKNFATLGLVSLIINKRFEKEADEFAYKENGKGEGLIEFCEDLQQKEQNKEADFLETYIKLEENKSKLALFDRLELNVRYYLVKANNNILKWFYYNTPLGEHPSHEDRIKAAQEYLDGQPA, from the coding sequence TTGAAGCAGTGGCGTTTAGATGGAAACAACAAAATAACTATTTCATTGCTCAGGATAAAATTTATGTATTTAATTCGTCAGACGTGTTTATTAGCTTTTATCTTTTGCATGGGAGTTGCTCAGGCAGAACAAAAAACCAGTGTTTATAAACAGGAGCTCAAAGCATTTAAAAATAGCTTAAATTACAAAATTATTTTTAATGAAGATGCTCATCCGGATCTACGAAATATTAAAACGGCGATCGAAAATTATCAAGAGCTTACTCGGTCTCAACGACTTTTGCGTTTTATGTTTACTATGTTAATGCATGGAATTGTAGTAACGCCTGTTACGATGCCGAAAATGTATTCATATGTAGACAGTATTTGTAAGCAGAATGATATGAAGACACCAACCATCTTTCTTACTACGGATAGTGGTTTTTTTAATGCTTGTGCTTGTAAACTTTTTACAAGCACAGGAGCAATTATTATAAATCAAAAATTATTACTCGAAACATCGGACGAAGTTTTAGAGGCTGTTTTAGCTCATGAGTTAGGACATATAAAGTATAATCATGTAAATAAGAAGCTAGCTATTTTAATTCCTATTGCTATAGGAATGCATAAATTAGTGGAGTATATTGCTCCCAATCGGTACGATATTTTGGGTTATCATGTTGACAATATGTACCGTGCTAAGATCGATATTATCCATTATTTTAAAAATGTAATAAAGAATTTTGCTACATTGGGCTTAGTGTCTTTAATTATTAATAAGCGATTTGAAAAAGAAGCTGATGAGTTTGCCTATAAAGAAAATGGTAAGGGAGAAGGATTGATCGAGTTCTGTGAAGATCTTCAGCAAAAAGAACAAAATAAAGAAGCTGATTTTTTAGAGACTTATATTAAGTTAGAAGAAAATAAGTCAAAGTTAGCTTTGTTTGATCGCTTGGAGTTAAATGTACGTTACTACTTAGTCAAGGCAAACAATAATATTTTAAAGTGGTTTTATTACAATACACCATTAGGCGAACATCCAAGTCATGAGGATCGCATTAAAGCGGCACAAGAATATCTTGATGGGCAACCAGCGTAA